The following are from one region of the Amycolatopsis sp. QT-25 genome:
- a CDS encoding SURF1 family cytochrome oxidase biogenesis protein: MRLKFLLKPGWLALTLVVFTFAVTCFTLLAPWQFSRDTEREHQNAALRASFSGQPRSLEELLPHGAVPDQRTEWHLVAMKGTYLPEGEVVARLRSVQGEAAYEVLTPFRTVEGTIVLVDRGYVRLDDKSRALPFAPPPAGTVDIVTRARHDEKDGRNRDAFADESTGGQLQSYVVDSQVVARAAKLDIRPGYFQLDVNQPGVLGALPLPQTDAGPFFSYALQWIAFGTMALLGWLYFTVRELKPGGALTTERPQRRKSVAEMLAEDERSEVTT; this comes from the coding sequence GTGCGGTTGAAGTTCCTGCTGAAGCCCGGGTGGCTGGCGTTGACGTTGGTGGTGTTCACCTTCGCCGTCACCTGCTTCACCCTGCTCGCGCCGTGGCAGTTCTCCCGCGACACCGAACGCGAACACCAGAACGCGGCGCTGCGGGCGTCGTTCTCCGGACAGCCACGCTCGCTGGAGGAGCTGCTCCCCCACGGGGCCGTACCTGATCAGCGCACCGAATGGCACCTGGTCGCGATGAAGGGCACGTACCTGCCCGAGGGCGAGGTCGTGGCCCGTCTGCGCTCCGTACAGGGCGAAGCGGCCTACGAGGTCCTGACGCCCTTCCGCACCGTCGAGGGCACGATCGTGCTGGTGGACCGCGGATACGTCCGGCTCGACGACAAATCACGCGCGCTCCCCTTCGCCCCGCCCCCCGCCGGAACGGTCGACATCGTCACGCGGGCACGTCACGACGAGAAGGACGGCAGGAACCGCGACGCCTTCGCCGACGAGTCGACAGGCGGGCAACTGCAGAGTTATGTCGTCGATTCCCAGGTCGTCGCGCGGGCCGCGAAGCTGGACATCCGGCCGGGCTACTTCCAGCTCGACGTGAACCAGCCCGGTGTGCTGGGTGCGCTGCCGCTGCCGCAGACCGACGCCGGACCGTTCTTCTCCTACGCGCTCCAGTGGATCGCTTTCGGGACGATGGCGTTGCTGGGCTGGCTGTACTTCACCGTCCGCGAGCTGAAGCCGGGTGGCGCGCTGACCACGGAACGGCCGCAGCGGCGCAAGAGTGTCGCGGAGATGCTCGCTGAGGACGAACGCTCCGAAGTGACCACCTGA
- a CDS encoding low molecular weight protein-tyrosine-phosphatase: MLHIVFVCSGNICRSPMAELVFRAKAEEAGLGHLVRVSSAGTGGWHVGEAADQRARAKLAEHGYPAGHVAAEVDRGHLAADLLLAADESHLSFLRRKVSDPEKVRLLREFDPSAPEGAEVPDPYYGEDDGFEDVLAMIERSVPGLLDWVRAHA, from the coding sequence GTGCTGCACATCGTCTTCGTCTGTTCCGGCAACATCTGCCGCTCTCCGATGGCCGAGCTCGTCTTCCGCGCGAAAGCCGAAGAGGCCGGTCTCGGTCACCTCGTGCGGGTGTCCAGCGCGGGCACCGGCGGCTGGCACGTGGGCGAGGCCGCGGACCAGCGGGCGCGCGCGAAGCTGGCCGAGCACGGTTATCCGGCCGGTCATGTCGCGGCCGAGGTCGACCGCGGGCATCTCGCCGCCGATCTGCTGCTCGCCGCGGACGAGAGTCACCTCTCGTTCCTCCGCCGGAAGGTCTCGGACCCGGAGAAGGTCCGCCTGCTGCGCGAATTCGATCCGTCCGCGCCCGAAGGCGCCGAGGTCCCGGACCCGTACTACGGCGAGGACGACGGTTTCGAGGACGTCCTCGCCATGATCGAGCGATCCGTTCCCGGCCTGCTCGACTGGGTGCGCGCACACGCCTGA